Sequence from the Nitrospira sp. CR1.1 genome:
CTTCCGTAAGTTCCGCGCGCTTGTCGTGGCTTCGGACACTCGTTGGGCAGGAGGCACGTCTCGATTGTGCGACTCTCTGGCCGAACTTGCAGGCGGTGGTGACTTGGACGGGTGGAAACTGTGGTGTGTTGCTTTCTAAGCTGCGATCGCTCTTGCCGCAACCGGCCAGAATCATTGAAATGGGTTATCTCTCCAGCGAGTGTTTGGGGACGGTGAATGTAGACGTGCTGAACAACCGATGCGTGCCGACCCTGCATGAGAATCTGTTCGAGTTTATGGAGGTCGGTGACGAAGCGTCAGGCTCTGAACCAGTCTTGCTCCATCAGATTCAAGAGGGGCGCAAGTATGCGGTGATCGTCACGACGCCAAACGGTCTGTACCGGTATGCGATGAACGACCTCGTTGAGGTGACGGGGTCGTTCAATCGAACGCCCACGATCCGTTTTGTGCAAAAAGGGAAGGGGGTTACGAATATCACGGGGGAAAAGCTCTATGAGCATCAGGCCATCGAGGCGGTGGAGCAGGTTCTGAAGGCGCGGGGAGTGATGTCGGATTTTTTCGTCATGTTGGCCGATGTCGAGAATGTGCGCTACACCCTGTGTGTGGAACATGCCTCACCACCAGTTGATTTAGGGCCTTCCCTGGAGGAGCGACTATCGTCGTTGAATATTGAATTCAAGGCGAAGCGGGCGAGCGGGCGACTGCAGCCGCTTCGTGTGCTCCATTTGCACCTGGGCGCCGGGGAAGCCTATCGGCAACATTGCGTGAACAAGGGGCAGCGAGAGGCGCAGTTTAAGCTCATCCGGTTGCAATATGCCCATGAATGTACGTTCGATTTCGAGGGACACGGGAGATGATGGTGTGATGCAGCTCCGTAGCTTAACCATGACATCGTTGGAAATCCCTTTTCGGCAGGCCTTTACGCATGCTTCGGCTGCACGGATCAAGACCGAAGCGGTGCTTGTCAGGGCCGAGTCTTCTCGTGGGCTGGTTGGGATAGGGGAGGGCTGTCCGCGGCATTATGTCACAGGGGAAACCGTGGCTGGTGCGCAAGAGTTTTTCTGTCAGCATCAGATCGAATGGTTGCAGTTTTCTACGGTCGATGATCTTCGGGCGTGGGTGACCGCGCACGCCGATCTGATCGATCGAAACCCGGCAGCCTGGTGTGCCGTTGAGATCGCCTGGCTGGATCTGTTGGGGAAAGAGGCGGAACAGCCCATCGAGGTGATACTTGGCGGGAGCCGGTTCCCCGGGCCCTTTCAATACTCGGCGGTATTGGGCGCGGAGAATTTGCCCTCGTTCGAAAAACAACTGCATCAGTATCTGGCCGTAGGGTTTGCCGACTTCAAGTTGAAGGTCACAGGGGATGCGCAGGCTGACCTGCAGCGAGTCGAGCGGCTCAAGGCTGCGGGTACGCCGAGCCTCCGCGTGCGCCTTGATGCCAATAATCGCTGGCAACAGGTGGGTGAAGCTTGTGCGTATATTCAGCGGTTAAATGGCCCATTCCTGGCACTGGAAGAGCCGTTGCGGGTAGGCGACTTCGAGGGATGTCGGACGCTTTCCCAGCAATGTGGCTTGCCGATTATTCTGGACGAGAGTTTTATGAAGGGTGGGCAGTTCTCGATGATTCAAGGCGAACCCTCGTTGTGGATCGTGAATATCCGTGTGTCAAAGATGGGCGGGCTTCTGCGGGCACTCACAGTGGCGGCACAAGCCAAGGCGCTGGGTATCCCAATTATCGTCGGTGCTCAGGTGGGAGAAACCAGTATCCTCACGAGAGCGGCGCTTGTCGTGGTTGACCGGTATCGGGACATCGTGATGGCTCAGGAGGGAGCGTTCGGTACGCATTTGCTTGAATACGATCTTTGCGAGCCACCGCTCATGTTCGGCAGGGGCGGGCGTCTTACGGAAAACTTTTTCCACGGCCGCCCAGGTCTTGGACTATCGTTTGCGCGGTGAGGCCTGTGATGTCCGGATTCGGATTTGCCAGAGATCGGGAAACTACGCAGGCGCACTGCTTCTCAGTTACAGGCTGTCCACATCCGCAATAATCGTGTGTAATCCACTCGAGCCGGCCGGTTGTGGCCGGATCAATTCAGCAATTTGTAGTTGGCCCTTGCTGTCGACGGCACGGACGGCAACCTGATACTTGCCGCGTTTTTGTGGACGCCACGTATAATTCCAGATGACCCATGAATAGGGTGACATGGGTGTTTCAATTTCGCAGGAGTCCCAGGTTCGTGCGGCATCCAGGCTGATTTCCACCCGGCTGATGGAGTTCGGTCCGCCAAATGCGATGCCGCGAAATCGCTGTTCGGCGCCGCGCAATGTTTGGTAGTGCCCCGGCGAATCGATGCGAGAAAATGTCTTGATGGTTCCATCATCGGTCCACCCCTTCCGCTGCCAGTAGCCTTTATAATCTCCAGCGTAGGCTTCAATTTCAACGATCCACTTCACATTCTTGATGCCATACAGTCCCGGAACCAACAGGCGCAGCGGAAATCCGTGCTCCTTCGGTAATTTCTCGCCGTTCATCAAGAACGCGAGCATGACGTCGTCCTGCATCGCACGTGCGAGCGGAA
This genomic interval carries:
- a CDS encoding molybdopterin-dependent oxidoreductase; amino-acid sequence: MENWLSLKRRSLFKLTGIAAAAGLTGGCDGVGSFFGRMFAVPPRETNYFTENKKFYVVNYSDSPFNVSRDLRQDEWRLSVKGEVKKPLSLDWRGLLNRENFEQISTLMCIDTLPGGDSLGNARWRGISLKKLLREAEVDEETTRDIVLRGADAYDDSIPLARAMQDDVMLAFLMNGEKLPKEHGFPLRLLVPGLYGIKNVKWIVEIEAYAGDYKGYWQRKGWTDDGTIKTFSRIDSPGHYQTLRGAEQRFRGIAFGGPNSISRVEISLDAARTWDSCEIETPMSPYSWVIWNYTWRPQKRGKYQVAVRAVDSKGQLQIAELIRPQPAGSSGLHTIIADVDSL